A single genomic interval of Desulfovibrio inopinatus DSM 10711 harbors:
- a CDS encoding DUF364 domain-containing protein: protein MHASLDNGQSILRETIASLHNALGSDLDGLTLERVVIGIFFTGVKLSNGHGGICFTPVKTIPEAVCCPSSAKAMPHSGKLKGTKASTILERMFNGNAMRRAIGIAVMNALSNTLWQETEYNGYTITTDADPLDNYVYPEGGKALVVGALVPYIRMLKAHNREFSILEKDTSTLKPDELARHVPDEAALDAAAQSDVLIITGTTLLNDTLEDLLKVTKPNADVIVVGPTASMLPDAFFERSVRSIGGIMATKPDELLDVLAEAGSGYHFFGKSAERVVIAKA, encoded by the coding sequence ATGCATGCTAGTCTCGATAATGGTCAATCGATTTTACGTGAAACTATCGCTTCATTGCACAACGCGCTCGGGTCAGACCTTGATGGGCTGACTCTGGAGCGTGTTGTCATCGGTATTTTTTTTACTGGAGTGAAACTGAGTAACGGTCATGGGGGAATCTGTTTTACTCCCGTCAAAACGATTCCGGAGGCCGTGTGTTGTCCGTCGTCGGCGAAAGCCATGCCTCATTCCGGTAAACTCAAAGGCACCAAAGCTTCTACCATTCTGGAACGAATGTTCAATGGCAATGCCATGCGGCGAGCCATCGGCATTGCCGTCATGAATGCGCTTTCCAATACGCTCTGGCAAGAAACCGAATATAACGGTTATACGATTACCACCGATGCCGACCCTCTCGACAACTATGTTTATCCCGAGGGCGGTAAGGCTCTTGTCGTGGGGGCGCTCGTGCCGTACATTCGGATGCTCAAAGCCCACAATCGGGAGTTTTCCATTTTGGAGAAAGATACATCGACGCTCAAGCCGGATGAGCTGGCGCGTCATGTTCCCGATGAGGCTGCCCTTGACGCCGCGGCTCAATCCGATGTGCTTATCATCACGGGAACGACACTGCTCAACGATACATTGGAAGATCTGCTCAAGGTGACGAAACCGAACGCGGACGTTATTGTTGTGGGGCCCACCGCAAGCATGTTGCCGGATGCATTTTTTGAACGTTCGGTGCGCTCCATCGGCGGCATCATGGCCACCAAACCGGACGAACTTCTGGACGTACTGGCTGAGGCTGGGTCGGGATATCACTTCTTTGGAAAGTCCGCGGAACGTGTGGTTATCGCCAAGGCATAA